A window of the Fastidiosipila sp. genome harbors these coding sequences:
- a CDS encoding M20 family metallopeptidase — MISNSLLKFAAAENWYVYKDGEFTFGEIQGYPVTARTQDILSSFFFPLAGIAPEDLIELTGWIEKSRFALKLIDYEMTDNFIAIRAKDTVFSGTASAIRRFLMVFTDKLKELDLAPDNCVVCGLPTEQTALYVGLYCHIHPECVDKEGVDFTAAGTQPEEEELIVLSEEEMKEIVDPQTIKSLAGAFAPERKAFLEDLARLISIPSVDGNPEEDAPYGRETRRALDSFLAIADRMGFRTVNVENVAGYAEMGEGDQMVAAVCHLDVVPAGSGWDSDPFELAIEGDKVTGRGVMDDKGPALSALYAMKSLLEDPSWKPNKRIRLIVGLNEEKGSACMARYREVEETPAAGFTADAVFPVIYAEKGNAVIVFQLPRDQNDAILQASAGEAVNMVPGLCTVELEEGSPETYEGVIAHASTPEQGKNAISAAMEAVAGKLEESGKEDRFVTFYNDLIGWELDGSKLGLAYEDETGITTVNAGLLSIDADQALLTINIRYPVTMDVEEAQRKLEQAAAPYGVKVTWPGIMEPLIYPKDSHLISTMMDAYRELTGTDAQPLAIGGGTYARALPNIVGFGPVFPGDPDIAHKANEWGSVDKLLAGAALYREVLKRLAE; from the coding sequence ATGATCTCAAATTCGCTATTGAAGTTCGCGGCGGCCGAAAACTGGTATGTCTACAAAGACGGTGAGTTCACCTTCGGTGAAATCCAGGGTTACCCCGTGACCGCCAGAACTCAGGATATTCTCAGCTCTTTCTTTTTCCCGCTCGCCGGCATCGCGCCCGAAGACCTGATTGAACTGACCGGCTGGATCGAAAAGAGTCGTTTCGCCCTTAAGCTGATCGACTATGAGATGACGGACAATTTCATTGCCATCCGTGCCAAGGATACGGTTTTTTCGGGAACGGCTTCCGCTATCCGCCGTTTCCTTATGGTTTTCACAGATAAATTGAAAGAACTGGACCTGGCTCCCGACAACTGTGTAGTTTGCGGCCTGCCGACAGAGCAAACGGCCCTCTATGTTGGTCTGTATTGTCACATTCACCCGGAATGCGTCGACAAGGAGGGCGTGGATTTTACCGCCGCGGGCACACAACCGGAAGAGGAGGAACTCATTGTGTTATCAGAGGAAGAAATGAAAGAGATTGTGGATCCCCAAACAATTAAATCCTTGGCTGGCGCATTTGCCCCGGAACGCAAAGCTTTCCTCGAGGACCTGGCCCGTCTTATTTCCATCCCCAGCGTGGATGGAAACCCTGAAGAAGATGCGCCCTACGGACGTGAAACCCGGCGTGCCCTGGATTCCTTCCTGGCTATTGCGGACCGCATGGGTTTCCGAACGGTCAATGTTGAAAACGTAGCAGGATACGCCGAAATGGGAGAGGGTGATCAAATGGTTGCCGCTGTCTGCCACCTCGATGTGGTTCCCGCGGGAAGCGGCTGGGATTCCGACCCCTTTGAACTGGCCATCGAGGGGGACAAGGTTACCGGTCGCGGAGTCATGGACGACAAAGGTCCTGCGCTTTCGGCGCTCTATGCCATGAAATCCCTGCTTGAAGACCCTTCCTGGAAGCCAAACAAAAGGATCCGCCTGATCGTCGGCCTGAATGAAGAAAAAGGGAGCGCCTGTATGGCCCGGTACCGTGAAGTGGAAGAAACGCCCGCAGCCGGTTTCACAGCCGATGCTGTCTTCCCTGTTATCTACGCGGAGAAAGGCAACGCGGTCATTGTATTCCAGCTGCCGCGTGATCAAAATGATGCTATTTTGCAGGCCTCCGCCGGTGAAGCCGTCAATATGGTGCCGGGGCTTTGCACAGTCGAGCTTGAGGAGGGTTCCCCTGAAACCTATGAAGGGGTCATTGCCCACGCCAGCACCCCCGAACAGGGCAAGAACGCCATCTCGGCCGCCATGGAGGCCGTCGCCGGTAAACTGGAAGAATCCGGCAAAGAAGACCGGTTCGTCACCTTCTATAACGACTTGATCGGCTGGGAGCTTGACGGGAGCAAACTGGGACTTGCTTATGAAGATGAGACGGGCATCACCACCGTCAACGCCGGCCTCCTGTCAATCGACGCTGACCAGGCGCTTTTGACCATCAATATCCGCTACCCCGTCACAATGGATGTCGAGGAAGCCCAGCGCAAACTGGAACAGGCAGCCGCTCCCTACGGTGTCAAGGTCACCTGGCCCGGCATCATGGAACCGCTTATCTACCCCAAGGATTCCCATCTGATTTCGACCATGATGGACGCCTACCGGGAACTGACCGGAACCGATGCCCAACCGCTGGCCATCGGCGGAGGCACCTATGCCCGGGCCCTGCCCAACATTGTCGGCTTCGGCCCCGTCTTCCCGGGCGACCCGGACATTGCCCACAAGGCGAACGAATGGGGCTCGGTTGACAAGCTCCTGGCCGGCGCCGCCCTCTACCGGGAGGTGCTGAAACGTCTGGCGGAATAA
- a CDS encoding inorganic diphosphatase — protein MLRWTSIPKDWIKKDRFYAVIEIPRGSKQKYEYDDRIGMLRLDRILYTSTHYPANYGFIPRTLSEDGDALDVLVLSTESLAPLCLVECYPIGAFSMIDDNKEDEKIIAIPFEDPQMRSWTELEDLPEHMLTEMQHFFSVYKELEGKGTAMTKIHSAESAQKVIAKALDKFDRWLKRE, from the coding sequence ATGCTTCGATGGACATCGATTCCCAAGGACTGGATTAAAAAAGACCGCTTTTACGCCGTGATCGAAATACCGCGCGGCAGCAAGCAGAAATATGAGTACGACGACCGGATCGGCATGCTCCGTCTCGACCGCATTCTCTATACATCAACCCATTACCCTGCCAATTACGGCTTTATCCCCAGGACTCTGTCGGAAGACGGTGATGCCCTCGACGTCCTTGTCCTGTCAACGGAGAGTCTGGCGCCTCTCTGCCTGGTTGAGTGTTATCCGATCGGTGCTTTTTCCATGATTGATGACAACAAAGAGGATGAGAAGATTATCGCCATCCCCTTCGAAGACCCGCAGATGAGGAGCTGGACGGAACTGGAGGACCTGCCCGAGCATATGCTGACTGAGATGCAGCACTTTTTCAGCGTCTATAAAGAACTGGAGGGCAAGGGGACGGCCATGACCAAGATTCATTCAGCCGAGTCGGCCCAGAAGGTGATTGCCAAGGCTTTGGACAAGTTTGACCGCTGGCTGAAGCGCGAATAA
- a CDS encoding RtcB family protein codes for MITIRGQYNEAKVFAKEVEETAYAQIRLLCDQPFTKGSKIRVMPDVHAGAGSTIGTTMTITGQVVPNMVGVDIGCGMETIRLKEDSIDFKAFDRLIRSKIPSGPAIRKRPHRYLDRINLQDLRCREGGKNDRQLRMDRAELSLGTLGGGNHFIEINRDEKNRLYLVVHSGSRNLGLQVALYYQKMASRLKPHLPRDLAYLEGGPFEDYLHDMKLIQRFAELNRKAMVDEMVQGFDLEYDMDLTTIHNYIDLDSMILRKGAISARKGELVLIPMNMRDGSLLCEGLGNPDWNQSAPHGAGRIMSRTEARKILSLRTLHQLMEGIYTSSISHDTLDESPEAYKPMGELLDQIKDTVRVHHHLKPVYNFKARE; via the coding sequence ATGATTACGATAAGAGGACAGTATAACGAGGCAAAGGTTTTCGCCAAAGAAGTGGAGGAAACCGCATATGCCCAGATCAGGCTTCTTTGTGACCAGCCCTTCACCAAGGGGAGCAAAATCCGTGTCATGCCGGATGTCCATGCAGGTGCGGGGAGCACCATCGGGACAACCATGACCATTACCGGCCAGGTTGTGCCCAACATGGTCGGCGTTGACATCGGCTGCGGCATGGAGACCATCCGGCTGAAAGAAGACTCGATCGATTTCAAAGCCTTTGACCGCCTGATCCGGTCAAAGATACCATCGGGCCCTGCCATCCGTAAAAGACCGCACCGCTACCTGGACAGGATTAACCTGCAGGATCTCCGCTGCCGTGAAGGCGGCAAAAATGACCGCCAACTCCGCATGGACCGGGCAGAACTCTCGCTGGGCACCCTGGGCGGGGGCAATCATTTCATTGAGATTAACCGCGATGAGAAGAACCGGCTCTACCTGGTCGTCCACTCAGGTTCTCGCAATCTGGGCCTCCAGGTCGCTCTTTACTACCAGAAGATGGCCTCCAGGCTCAAACCCCACCTGCCGCGCGATCTGGCCTATCTGGAAGGCGGGCCTTTCGAGGATTACCTGCACGACATGAAGCTGATCCAAAGATTTGCCGAACTGAACCGCAAGGCCATGGTCGATGAAATGGTTCAGGGTTTTGACCTCGAATATGATATGGATCTGACCACCATCCACAACTACATCGACCTGGACTCCATGATTCTGCGAAAAGGGGCCATCTCGGCAAGAAAAGGTGAACTTGTGCTGATCCCCATGAATATGCGCGACGGATCCCTGCTTTGCGAAGGTCTGGGAAACCCTGACTGGAATCAATCGGCACCCCACGGGGCAGGCCGGATCATGTCAAGGACCGAAGCGAGAAAAATTTTGTCCCTTCGTACTCTCCACCAGCTGATGGAAGGTATCTATACAAGTTCCATCAGCCACGACACCCTGGACGAGAGTCCAGAGGCCTACAAGCCCATGGGCGAACTTCTCGATCAGATCAAGGATACGGTCAGGGTTCATCACCATCTGAAGCCGGTTTACAATTTCAAGGCCAGAGAGTGA
- a CDS encoding bifunctional 4-hydroxy-3-methylbut-2-enyl diphosphate reductase/30S ribosomal protein S1 produces the protein MEIEVAKSAGFCPGVRRAVDLACQALADDSDSLWLYGALVHNEQVIEDLEARGARLAESIEEIPDGARVLIRAHGVAPEVEATLRDKGCTVLDGTCPFVKKIQTIVAGASREGKGIIIAGAGGHPEVMGVVGYAAGADLILIETPDQAEACDFEEKEWILVSQTTFSNERWKQIRRLLEVKIAKLKIFDTICSTTVRRQTDAAALAASSDLVFVLGSETSSNTRKLVDLCRGEGVEVHLIQRPDQVGEILAPLPAGSRRIGLTTGASTPDVMIREVINRMTTNEGMAKPEENADVSFEDYVDSIPELQPKSIVRGRIVRYDEEFVYVDVKDKSEGKVPIRELEKNPDYDLDEAVKNHQEVDVYIRSIRSSDTGKEIMLSTGYVETLKHREFIEKAFEEKTPIPVKVVNVVRDGVIASYRSIDIYIHRTQLELTMVDDLEPYRDQEFDILITQFDPDRRRMRVSGSRRVLLQHERRASEREIWDTIEAGNEYTGLVRNLTNFGAFVDIGGVDGLVHISELSWQRIRHPSEVLSVGDKIQVFVKDYDRAKKRISLGYRRDEDDPYRDIEARFPVGAIVRGVVVRMFPFGAFINIAPEVDALCHISQISNYHLNKPSDVLVEGMEVDARVVEVSDEARRISVSIREVEPINPEPDSEIVLQQQEQQQRRQQAPRRKGGRRREDRDELPTGYTDDQAARTTISDMAAITTVTKEGSDLLDSMAAKQEEEKAEEIQKEAETGQVKEEALAEEAAPVAVGETTEEAVEKEAEEVEEDKKPAAKKAAKTKKTAEKAAEEMLPAEESAEEPAEAKALSEPVQADMVEVEEKAEEPEAPAAEEAAEEKAEEKIEEPQAPAEAAEELPPLEEGE, from the coding sequence TTGGAGATTGAAGTCGCAAAATCCGCTGGTTTTTGTCCAGGTGTGCGCCGGGCTGTCGATCTGGCCTGTCAGGCTTTGGCGGATGACAGCGATTCACTCTGGCTTTATGGGGCTCTGGTCCACAATGAGCAGGTGATTGAAGATCTGGAAGCGCGGGGAGCCCGCCTGGCTGAAAGCATTGAAGAGATACCCGACGGGGCCAGGGTGTTGATCCGCGCCCATGGCGTTGCACCTGAGGTCGAAGCGACATTGAGGGACAAGGGCTGCACAGTGCTGGACGGAACCTGTCCCTTCGTGAAAAAGATCCAGACCATTGTGGCCGGGGCTTCCAGGGAGGGGAAAGGCATCATCATCGCAGGGGCGGGCGGCCACCCGGAGGTGATGGGGGTGGTTGGCTATGCGGCGGGCGCTGATCTAATTTTGATCGAAACGCCGGACCAGGCAGAGGCCTGTGATTTTGAGGAAAAAGAGTGGATTCTTGTCTCCCAGACCACCTTCTCGAATGAGCGATGGAAGCAGATTCGGCGTCTCCTCGAGGTCAAAATTGCCAAACTGAAGATTTTTGATACAATATGTAGTACGACTGTCCGCAGGCAGACGGATGCTGCGGCGCTTGCGGCTTCCTCCGATCTGGTTTTTGTGCTCGGAAGTGAAACGAGTTCGAACACCCGCAAACTGGTTGACTTATGCAGGGGGGAAGGCGTCGAAGTACATTTGATACAAAGGCCGGACCAGGTCGGGGAAATTTTGGCACCTCTCCCGGCCGGTTCAAGGAGGATCGGTCTGACGACCGGTGCCTCAACACCAGACGTGATGATCAGGGAGGTTATCAACAGAATGACAACAAATGAAGGCATGGCGAAGCCGGAGGAGAATGCTGACGTCAGTTTCGAGGATTACGTTGACAGCATACCGGAGCTTCAACCGAAAAGTATTGTCCGCGGAAGAATCGTCCGCTACGACGAAGAGTTCGTCTACGTTGACGTAAAGGACAAGTCGGAAGGCAAGGTTCCGATCCGCGAGCTGGAGAAAAACCCTGACTATGATCTGGATGAAGCCGTTAAAAACCACCAGGAAGTTGATGTTTACATCCGAAGCATTCGCAGCTCAGATACCGGCAAGGAAATTATGCTTTCCACCGGCTACGTCGAGACACTGAAACACAGGGAATTTATCGAGAAGGCGTTTGAAGAAAAAACACCCATTCCCGTTAAAGTCGTCAATGTCGTGCGCGACGGCGTCATTGCGTCCTACCGCAGCATTGACATCTACATTCACCGTACCCAGCTCGAGCTGACCATGGTCGACGATTTGGAACCTTACCGGGACCAGGAGTTCGATATCCTGATTACCCAATTTGATCCGGACCGCCGCCGCATGCGGGTGTCGGGATCTCGAAGGGTCCTCCTGCAGCATGAACGCCGGGCGAGTGAGCGTGAAATCTGGGATACCATCGAGGCAGGCAATGAGTACACCGGCCTTGTCCGCAATCTGACCAACTTCGGCGCCTTTGTCGATATCGGAGGGGTTGACGGTCTGGTCCACATCAGTGAATTGTCCTGGCAGCGGATCCGGCATCCATCCGAAGTCCTCTCGGTCGGTGACAAGATCCAGGTTTTTGTCAAGGATTATGACCGCGCGAAAAAACGGATCTCACTCGGTTACCGCCGCGATGAGGACGACCCCTACCGCGACATTGAGGCCCGGTTCCCCGTCGGCGCCATTGTGCGGGGCGTGGTGGTCAGGATGTTCCCATTCGGCGCTTTCATCAACATCGCGCCGGAAGTTGATGCCCTCTGCCATATCTCGCAGATCTCCAACTACCATTTGAACAAGCCAAGTGATGTGCTGGTCGAGGGAATGGAGGTGGATGCCCGGGTGGTGGAGGTGTCAGACGAGGCCCGCCGTATCAGCGTCAGTATCCGCGAGGTTGAGCCCATTAATCCCGAGCCCGATTCCGAGATTGTTCTTCAGCAGCAAGAACAGCAGCAAAGAAGGCAGCAGGCACCGCGCCGCAAAGGCGGAAGACGCCGGGAAGACCGCGATGAGCTGCCGACCGGATACACCGATGACCAGGCAGCACGGACTACCATTTCAGATATGGCAGCCATTACCACAGTGACCAAGGAAGGTTCCGATCTTCTCGACAGCATGGCCGCCAAACAGGAAGAAGAAAAGGCGGAAGAAATCCAGAAAGAAGCCGAAACTGGCCAGGTGAAAGAGGAGGCTCTTGCTGAGGAGGCTGCCCCGGTGGCCGTGGGAGAAACGACTGAAGAAGCGGTGGAAAAGGAAGCTGAAGAGGTCGAGGAAGACAAGAAGCCTGCAGCAAAGAAAGCTGCCAAGACGAAGAAAACGGCTGAAAAAGCGGCAGAAGAGATGCTCCCAGCCGAAGAGTCTGCCGAAGAACCGGCGGAGGCGAAAGCGCTTTCAGAACCGGTTCAGGCCGACATGGTTGAAGTGGAAGAAAAGGCGGAAGAGCCGGAGGCCCCGGCAGCTGAAGAAGCTGCTGAGGAAAAGGCTGAAGAAAAAATCGAGGAGCCGCAAGCCCCTGCAGAAGCGGCAGAAGAGCTTCCCCCGCTGGAGGAAGGCGAGTAG
- a CDS encoding 1-acyl-sn-glycerol-3-phosphate acyltransferase: MKVELAGADWFSAWIRAVVRFLVAILLWPVFLPKRAGQRVEPEGEGCILIANHHHILDPIFLTFLYPSKRLSIVAKQELYRMKLIGRILKAFRAIPLDRSIADIRASKLILSQIRAGRVVGIFPEGTRIKAEEAGTAELHASIFVYAIRRGIPILPVSIEPRYRLLGRPRYTFGWPVRYGLRGTESLSREEQEGIAREMMRRIYAAAGLPYQCRGIEGYGALFEQKLIEEPVETIRPVGRKKREVGD, from the coding sequence ATGAAAGTTGAATTGGCGGGAGCCGACTGGTTTTCCGCCTGGATTCGGGCTGTCGTCCGTTTCCTGGTTGCCATCCTGCTCTGGCCCGTATTCCTGCCGAAGCGGGCGGGCCAACGGGTTGAACCTGAAGGGGAAGGCTGCATCCTGATCGCCAATCATCACCACATCCTGGACCCCATCTTTCTCACCTTTCTTTATCCTTCGAAACGGCTTAGCATTGTCGCCAAGCAGGAACTCTACCGCATGAAACTGATCGGACGGATTCTGAAAGCCTTCCGGGCCATCCCGCTCGACCGGTCGATCGCCGATATCCGGGCCTCTAAGCTGATCCTGTCACAGATCAGGGCGGGCAGGGTCGTAGGCATATTCCCCGAAGGGACGCGGATAAAAGCTGAGGAGGCCGGTACCGCGGAACTGCACGCTTCCATTTTTGTTTATGCCATCCGGCGGGGGATTCCCATCCTGCCGGTTTCCATCGAGCCCCGCTACCGCTTATTGGGTCGCCCCCGCTACACTTTTGGCTGGCCGGTCCGCTATGGCCTGCGGGGGACGGAATCCTTATCCAGGGAGGAGCAGGAAGGCATTGCCCGGGAAATGATGCGGCGGATCTACGCTGCTGCGGGTCTTCCCTACCAATGCCGGGGAATTGAAGGATATGGCGCTCTTTTCGAACAAAAACTGATAGAAGAGCCCGTTGAAACAATCCGCCCGGTAGGCCGAAAGAAGAGAGAAGTTGGAGATTGA
- a CDS encoding (d)CMP kinase, producing MGEVQDLARLEALLFVAGDPLAVEELARLLEKSEEEVRGLLEQLKRRYQRDPLSGLVLRELENAAALATAPEHKELVEAFFGKTRDQKLTDAAYETLAVIAYNAPATRAEIETVRGVDSDSVVARLIERGLVREVGVLDAPGRPALLDVTEQFLLDFGLKSAKELPPVDLLMYETVTRITEGGPGDSARQAAPRPLVIAIDGPSGSGKSTVARLLSEHLGILTLDTGAMYRALGYKALRSGIKPSDAEAVRAMLTSTSMEIDLSDRVQKTLVDGEDMMPYIRTPEVAKAASDISTLPVCRDYCVRIQRELGKRQALILEGRDIGTYVFPDAPVKFFITASAEARAERRLKDLEKAGVQTSMEEVLKEMEKRDRQDAERELAPARRAEDAILIDSSKMSATEVVEAMIDLIRQKEREQPMWRAAAEDGAK from the coding sequence ATGGGTGAAGTTCAGGATCTGGCCAGACTGGAGGCGCTGCTCTTTGTGGCCGGCGACCCCCTTGCCGTCGAGGAGCTGGCCCGCCTGCTTGAAAAATCTGAAGAAGAAGTCAGGGGGCTTCTGGAGCAGCTGAAGCGCCGCTATCAGCGGGATCCACTGTCGGGACTTGTCCTCCGTGAGCTGGAGAATGCTGCAGCCCTGGCCACGGCGCCGGAGCACAAGGAGCTTGTTGAGGCTTTCTTTGGGAAAACCCGTGACCAGAAACTTACGGATGCTGCCTACGAAACCCTGGCGGTGATTGCCTACAACGCGCCGGCAACCCGGGCTGAAATTGAAACGGTACGCGGAGTCGACAGCGATTCGGTGGTTGCCCGCCTGATTGAGAGGGGACTGGTCCGCGAGGTCGGAGTTCTGGACGCCCCGGGCAGGCCTGCTCTGCTTGACGTGACAGAACAATTCCTGCTTGACTTCGGTCTTAAGTCGGCCAAAGAACTGCCCCCGGTTGATTTGCTCATGTATGAAACCGTGACCCGGATAACGGAAGGCGGGCCGGGGGATTCCGCGCGTCAGGCGGCTCCCAGGCCCCTGGTGATCGCCATCGACGGCCCCTCGGGCTCGGGCAAGAGTACGGTGGCCCGTCTCCTGTCCGAACATTTGGGAATCCTGACGCTTGATACTGGCGCTATGTACCGGGCTCTGGGATACAAGGCCCTGCGTTCGGGGATAAAGCCCTCCGACGCCGAGGCGGTCCGGGCCATGCTGACCTCGACAAGCATGGAAATCGACTTGTCGGACCGGGTCCAGAAAACCCTGGTCGATGGGGAGGACATGATGCCCTACATCCGGACACCGGAAGTGGCAAAAGCAGCTTCCGACATCAGTACCCTGCCTGTTTGCCGCGACTATTGCGTCCGTATCCAGCGTGAGCTTGGGAAAAGGCAGGCGCTCATTTTGGAGGGGCGGGACATCGGCACTTATGTATTTCCTGACGCACCGGTTAAGTTTTTCATAACTGCGTCAGCCGAGGCACGGGCGGAACGCCGCCTGAAAGACCTGGAAAAAGCGGGTGTCCAAACCAGCATGGAAGAGGTTCTGAAGGAAATGGAAAAGCGTGACCGCCAGGACGCGGAACGTGAGCTGGCACCCGCCAGGCGGGCTGAAGACGCCATCCTGATTGATTCCAGCAAGATGAGCGCCACTGAAGTGGTTGAGGCCATGATCGACCTTATCCGTCAAAAAGAGCGGGAGCAGCCCATGTGGAGGGCGGCTGCGGAGGATGGCGCCAAATGA
- a CDS encoding segregation/condensation protein A — translation MARENDTLKVNILEYDGPLDLLNQLVEKNRIPVDRVSIASIADQYLEIIRGAPVFDMELASSFLLMAATLIQLKSALLLPERRQEEGEASDPGDLLILRLMLYRRCRLLASSLRARHLDHGGIYGRAPAPPERLGLVRERGTVQLERGQFDRSVEALALRNTNRFDDSTEQVDRILERERISLTERMLYIARHISGRSRVFFYELFPPELPALERITGFLAMLELVFQNKARVTQKSLFSPIMIERKGR, via the coding sequence ATGGCCAGGGAAAACGATACCTTGAAGGTCAATATTCTCGAATACGACGGGCCGCTCGACCTGCTGAACCAGCTTGTTGAAAAGAACCGGATCCCGGTGGACCGGGTATCCATCGCCTCCATCGCCGACCAATACCTGGAAATTATTCGCGGGGCGCCTGTCTTTGACATGGAGCTGGCCAGCTCTTTCCTGCTCATGGCGGCCACCTTGATCCAACTCAAGTCAGCCCTGCTCTTACCGGAGCGGCGGCAGGAGGAGGGAGAGGCAAGTGACCCGGGTGACCTGCTCATTCTTCGCCTCATGCTCTACAGGCGATGCAGGCTGCTGGCCTCTTCGCTTCGTGCGCGGCATCTTGACCACGGCGGAATCTACGGCAGGGCACCGGCACCGCCCGAGCGTCTGGGACTGGTCCGCGAACGCGGAACGGTCCAGCTTGAACGCGGGCAGTTTGATCGCTCCGTGGAGGCACTTGCCCTCCGTAATACCAACCGTTTCGATGACAGCACGGAGCAGGTCGACCGGATTCTTGAACGGGAGCGCATCTCGCTGACAGAGCGGATGCTTTACATTGCCCGCCATATTTCAGGCCGGTCGCGGGTCTTTTTCTACGAATTGTTTCCTCCGGAACTCCCGGCACTCGAGAGGATTACCGGTTTTTTGGCCATGCTGGAACTGGTTTTCCAAAACAAGGCCAGGGTGACGCAGAAGTCGCTTTTCTCGCCCATCATGATCGAGCGGAAGGGCAGGTGA